GTGACGTAGAGCGCGCGTCTCAGGCGCAGAGTGTCATGGTGGCGCCCTGTCAGCACGTGGAACCCGGTCACCCACAGACTGCCCGCCTGAGACATGAGACACCATCACCACTGACTGGGAACCCTCCCCAGCCAGACACCATCAACACTGActgggaacccccccccccagccagacaCCATCAACACTGACTGGGAACCATCACCACTGACTGggaaccctccccccccagccagacaccatcaccactgactgggaaccctccccccccagccagaCACCATCACCACTGACTGGGAACCCTCTCCCCCCAGCCAGACACCATCACCACTGACTgggaaccctctcccccccccagccagacaccatcaccactgactgggaaccctccccccccagccagacaccatcaccactgactgggaaccctcttcccccccccccagccagacaccatcaccactgactgggaaccctctccccccccagccaGACACCATCACCACTGACTGGGAACCATCACCACTGTCTGGGAACCCTCcctgcacactctgcatggagcccAGCTCTTAGTGATCCAGATGGCGCTACCTGTGAGACCCCTGCTCTGCTTTCTGGCTGAGATTTCCAGGAGGACCCGGGGCCCCTGCCTGTCACTGATTGTCCCTGCCAGGACTTACAGACTGCTCCCCTGCCTCCGCAAGCAGTCTGGGCCTCAGTATGCCAGCATGGACAGTGTCATTAAAGCCCAACAGAGGAGCTTTAAGAAGGGTCTTTTGTCCACCCTGGATGCAACTTTAAGTCCTGTCACTGCGACAGAAATCCGCCATTATTTAAGGACAAACAACATTTCTTTCCACGATGGTTACAGCTGCATCCATGTGCCCAGCCCTTTCTCTCTTAATCCAGAAAACTGTCTTTTTATTGATAAGACAACCGGGCGCTTCTTGTGTAAAGACACGTTACTGGAAGGTTCCTGGCAGGACTACCAGGATAGCTTAGCCCTAATACTGAAAGAGGACTACCAGTACCTCAGTCCTGATTATATGGCCAGTTTATTGGGGGATAGTGACAGTGAATCTGTTGAAGAACAGATGAATGACATGGAAGTGCGTAGGATTTGGGACAGAGCTGTTTGGTTCTCTGACCTTGAAGAAGAAGAtgcacagatcataaaaactATGTTCAACATTTCAAAGATTCCGAATAATACCCTAAAGAAGTTTGGAGTCAAGTGCTACTTTCCTACCAAAAGTCTTGTATTCTCTTGGAACAGTCCTAGGGACTCAAGCTTAAAGGGTTTGAAATTGTTGTCCGCTGAATGTCGAGATCAATGTGTCCATTACATTGAAACAACCTACCCAAGGCCTGCCCGATATAATAATTTGTTTGGACTTTCAGTAATTGGTAAAAAGGAGACTGAAGTTGTAATCACCAGCAGAGAGGTGGACAGTTTGGCAGTGCACCAAGCCACTGGTGTAACAACAGTGGCCTTGCCCCGTGGAATAACCTGTTTGCCCCCTATTCTGTTGCCCTATCTGGAACAGTTTAAACGCATAACTCTCTGGCTCGGAGATGACCTTCACTCTTGGGAAGCCTCCAAACAATTTGCTCGAAAACTAAACCTTAAGAGATGTTCACTAATACGGTCTGGTGACAAACTGCCTACACCACTGCAGGCATTTAATGAAGGcttaaatttaaataaactcCTTAAAACAGCTTTTCCGGCAAACCACAAATCTATCATTTCTTTTCGTCAACTAAGGGAGGAAGTATTTGGTCAGCTGGAGAATGTTGACCAGATTTCAGGGGTCAAATGGGCCAGATTCCCTGAATTAAATAAACTACTTAAAGGCCACCGTAAAGGGGAACTGACTGTGTTTACAGGTATATATGTAGGTTTATAATGTGTGTTGTCTTACACTCGCATCCAGGGTCTGTTACgacaaatgaaagaaaaaaataattataattctttatATTAAATTCAAAGTTGCATATGAACATACTGTATATCTCTACTGGAGAAAATGCTGATCTTACATGCAAAGAGTACTTGTCCATTAGATGCCAAAGTATGCACCCATGACATTATGGGGTGGCGAAGTTGCTGCAACACTTAAAGGttggaggcagtcttaaccctgcatcgTGAGAAATTACTGGtattgcacccaaaccactttaaccccataaggacacatggcatgtgtgtcatgtcacgattcccttttattccagaagtttggtccttaaggggttaagtgcagtGAGGGTCAGTACTTTGCAGCATTAATCAGCCCAGTAAATGCTGAAAAAGTATACTGGAGAGGAGGATTCACTTCTCAGGTGATGGTTCTCCTTTAAACTTGTCCAAAGCAAAAAAAATAGTAATCTGTTAcatgtgttaaccccttaacgccgttacggcgttccatgccgtcgcgctttaaatgggctttaaagccgttgcggcggcatggaacgccgtaacggtttaagccccccaggagccagcaactactcacctccgccgcgatcctcttctggggggctgcctgagagcccaggcagccccactccggcaaatgaggcccccgggggccatgtgatcgctctcaaagagcgatcacatggccccctatagctggctatggatctgccagcagggggactgtttgaaatatcagacagtccccctgctggtaggaggtgtaaaaaaaataaaataaacatgtttaaaaataaattaaatatattttaatatatatataatatgtatatatatattatatatataatatatatacatattatatatatgtaacgtcatgcaaagtgtattttaatattaatataagtatataaattaatattaaaatacacttagaatgacgttacatatatataatatgtatatatattatatatataatagatgtacatatatatattatatataaatacgtataattaaaataataaataaataaaataataaaataaataaataaaatattgaaacaaaatgtaatataaattatatatgcatatgtaatttcattctaactgtattttgttattaatatatatatatcggtaacaaaatacacttagaatgacattctatatatatctatctatgtataaaatacaaataaccgcaaatatatatataaagataaatacatataattacataaaagattacattagtatacacgtagaatttaaatacctataaatgcatatatattaaaattctacgtgtatatttaaataatcttttaatgtaattatgtgatttgattaattaaaatttgattgacatgcctgacaacacagggagaaagtgcagataatttaattcgcaagcactatatttgaccctgtaactctccaagacaccataaaacctgtacatagggggtactgttttactcgggagacttcactgaactcaaatattagtgtttcaaactggtaaattgtattacaacaatgatattttaagtaaaagtgacgtttttcgcattttttacaagcgaacggcacttttatggtctatattattgttgtaatatgttttacggttttaaaacactaatatttgtgtttagtgaagtctcccgagaataacagtaccccccatgtacaggttttatggtgttttggaaagttagagagtcacatataaggcttgcatttcatttttttcacattgaaatttgccagattggttatgttgcctttgagagcgtatggtagcccaggaatgagaattacccccatgatggcataccatttgcaaaagtagacaacccgaggtattgcaagtggggtatgtccagtctttcttagtagccacttagtcacaaacactggccaaatattagttttttgcttttttcacacaaaaacaaatatgaacgctaattttggccagtgtttgtgactaagtggctactaaaaaagactaaacataccccactttcaataccttggcttgtctaatttttcaaatggtatgccattatgggggtaattctctttcctgggctaccacaccgtctcaaaggtaacattactaatctggaaaatttcaatttgaaaatggaacgttctatatttgaccctgtaactttccaaaacaccataaaacctgttaatggggggtactgttgtactcgtgagacatcgctgattacaaatatgtgcatttttttgcagtaaaacctaacagtattatgacattcacagctaaaatggcagacggaaatacaaatttaaaaaaaaatcttgttttctcaccttttttttaattttattcataataaattatgttccatatatgaatagttaatgatagattaaagccctgtttctcctgaacaaaatgatatataataagtgtgggtgcatataatttgaaagaggggaactacggttgaacagacatatagcgcaaattccagtttttgtttacgttttgttttgatcagaacgtgcactattgactccgtcctgaaggggttaaacagggttccaCGTTGCTCATACTAAAATACTAGCCTGATTTGAAAATTCCTTTCCAAGGgggcattttaattatttttaaaaacctcAACATGTCAGCTGCAGATAGTGAGTGGGGACTGTCATTGTTTTTGAAGACTCCAGGCTAGGTACACCATTTGAAGCAGAACTCTGGATTAATTCAGTGTTGTATTTTGCTACTGTCCTAATTTTAGAATGTGAGAGCATTTTGTATATAAAGTTACCATTAACGGTGTTTGCATTCTTACTGATGGCTCTGATCTTAGAGCCAATTTACTGAGGAAGGGTTAGGAACTATAGCTACgttgtttttcttctattttagtCATGCATTCTGCATTACATTATTAATAGCTTTTTATATGAGAGACACACCTAATAAACTAAACATTCTAGGTTTCGTAGGATGAATCCTTGTTACAGGCCAATTAAAAAGAACACCAAGCACACCAGTAAATGTAATTGTTGATATGTCTTTAACCACTAGATGGCACATTTACTGTGATCACTATGTGAACTATGCATGTTTGCTGTAGCAGTTCTTGGATCTGTAAACTGTCATGATATCACAGAATCCAAAGCAAAATAGTCACCAGTTTTATCATGATTTATATGTGGGTCATTTTTATCTAATTCAGTCAATGAAATGATGATTCTGTAATTATTAATCTATCATAGTGTGACACACTCTTGATACATTCTATAAATAAGAAGCTTAAAATACTCTGACATGACAGCTGCAAATGCACAGAGAGGACACAGTATAATTTCCCTATAATCATCTTCTTCCAGGCAATGAAGCCATTATACTTGGTTTGTTCATTTTATTAACCCCCTAGTgagactgtttttcaattttcttaccgttgaggaccagggctgtttttacatttctgcggtgtttgtgtttagctgtattttcctcttactcatttactgtacccacacatattatataccgtttttctcgccattaaatggtctttctaaatataccattatttttatcatatcatatataatttactctaaaaaaaattataatatatgatgaaaaaatgtaaaaaaaaacactttatagaaactttgacccccaaaatctgttacgcatctacaacggccccaaaacacccatgctaaatagtttctaaattttgtcctgagtttagaaatgcccaatgttatcatgttcttagctttttttggaaagttatagggctataagaacaggtagcactttgctattttcaaaccattttatttcaaaattaacgcaaattacattgtaacactgatatctgtcaggaatcccttagTAATCCTTCACATGATCATATATTTTAAAaggcaacctaaggtattaaacttggggtattttgactcttttcatgcaaccattttaccaccaatctttgccaaattaaaaaaaaaaattgattttttttttgacacacatagtaatttaagaatacatgtactgaaacgttaagggttactgccaaagaacaccccaatatgtgtttagcaacatctcctgagtacagtgataccccccatgtataggtgtgtcaggttctctgggggctaaaataccttatttgaagggtgcacattccagttttccaactgggaattttcacagctggtcatcatgcacccatgtcctatttgggacatttttgaagccggccaatgtaatttacccccatcaaaccacatatttttgaaaagtagacaacccaaggtattcaatatggggtatgtccagccttttttagtagccacttagtcacaaagacTGGCCatagttagcatttatatttgtgtgttaaaaatgcaaaaaactatcatgaatgctaactttgtccagtgtttgtgatcaagtgactactaaaaaagactgaacaataccccatttgcaataccttgggttgtcttcttttgcatatggtatgccatcatgggggtaattctcattcctgggctaccatacgctctcaaaggcaacgtaaccaatctggcaaatttctgtgtgaaaaaactgccttatatttgaccttgtaacgttcaaaaacaatataaaacctgtacatggggggtactgttatacactaGAGacgttgctgaacacaaatattagtgtttcaaaacagtaaaacttattacaacaattatatcatcagtgaaagtgccgtttgtgtgtgaaaaatgcaaaaagaaagtcaccttcactgacaatatcattggt
The DNA window shown above is from Pelobates fuscus isolate aPelFus1 chromosome 10, aPelFus1.pri, whole genome shotgun sequence and carries:
- the TWNK gene encoding twinkle mtDNA helicase, which translates into the protein MALPVRPLLCFLAEISRRTRGPCLSLIVPARTYRLLPCLRKQSGPQYASMDSVIKAQQRSFKKGLLSTLDATLSPVTATEIRHYLRTNNISFHDGYSCIHVPSPFSLNPENCLFIDKTTGRFLCKDTLLEGSWQDYQDSLALILKEDYQYLSPDYMASLLGDSDSESVEEQMNDMEVRRIWDRAVWFSDLEEEDAQIIKTMFNISKIPNNTLKKFGVKCYFPTKSLVFSWNSPRDSSLKGLKLLSAECRDQCVHYIETTYPRPARYNNLFGLSVIGKKETEVVITSREVDSLAVHQATGVTTVALPRGITCLPPILLPYLEQFKRITLWLGDDLHSWEASKQFARKLNLKRCSLIRSGDKLPTPLQAFNEGLNLNKLLKTAFPANHKSIISFRQLREEVFGQLENVDQISGVKWARFPELNKLLKGHRKGELTVFTGPTGSGKTTFISEYALDLCIQGVNTLWGSFEINNIRLAKLMLTQFSLLRLEEQLDKYDEWADQFENLPLYFMTFHGQQNIKLVLDTMQHAVYMYDINHVIIDNLQFMMGQENLFSDKFAVQDYMVGAFRKFATEHNCHVTVVIHPRKEDDDKELQTSSIFGSAKASQEADNVLILQDRKLVTGPGKRHLQLAKNRFDGDVGIFALEFNKSSLTFSTGKNKAKLKKVNKDNEMQMDNPLEVTPKKSKK